The Salvia miltiorrhiza cultivar Shanhuang (shh) chromosome 1, IMPLAD_Smil_shh, whole genome shotgun sequence genome has a window encoding:
- the LOC131013432 gene encoding uncharacterized protein LOC131013432 has product MEVGPEKWSRCKCPVPRYSFLTSNIAESFNSRLWWARRLPICSMVEAIRHIIEKWFNERHEAAKSFSVDVTPEALSKLTVELERSRRYEVVPMSRTAFKVKSSNKTFKVNLETQPCTCVEWDTNRLPCSHAVTAIRHAGDDISKHVGDYYQAAKLREAYSYRVNSVPPLASWTIPANLQGIAIDPPKIGKQAGRPKSTRHRAPTERTTSR; this is encoded by the exons ATGGAGGTTGGCCCGGAGAAATGGTCAAGATGTAAGTGTCCTGTTCCACGATATAGTTTCTTAACATCAAATATTGCTGAATCGTTCAATTCTCGTTTATGGTGGGCAAGAAGGTTGCCCATATGTTCCATGGTTGAGGCAATCCGTCATATCATAGAAAAATGGTTCAATGAAAGACATGAAGCCGCCAAGTCATTTTCTGTTGATGTGACACCGGAAGCTCTAAGCAAGCTAACTGTTGAATTGGAAAGATCAAGGAGATATGAGGTCGTTCCCATGTCACGTACTGCTTTCAAGGTTAAGAGTTCTAACAAGACTTTTAAAGTGAACCTTGAAACGCAACCATGCACGTGTGTGGAGTGGGATACGAACAGGCTACCATGCTCGCATGCAGTTACAGCCATAAG ACATGCAGGTGATGATATATCTAAGCATGTGGGGGATTATTATCAAGCTGCAAAATTGCGCGAGGCATACTCGTATCGAGTTAATTCAGTGCCCCCACTAGCTTCATGGACGATTCCTGCAAACCTTCAAGGTATTGCCATTGATCCGCCTAAAATCGGTAAACAAGCTGGACGTCCAAAGAGCACGCGCCATCGGGCACCAACTGAAAGAACTACATCAAGATGA
- the LOC131013338 gene encoding uncharacterized protein LOC131013338: MGCYRQKKQNEFWNLKQKAGTVTEYDKAFNQLSRYAPMLVDIDEKRTEKFRNGLRHEIAISLDSGKGKRKWNEGTGGNPGNGHGKKPWAANQNKNQHQNQQPQAIAPPPCPNCRKPHLGECMKGTNVCYYCGELGHFASACPKKRGGAPQQQNPGNQQRQNQGPGGYQGQPRNARAYALNQHQAAGDQENLASTINVFDVSIIALFDTGASHSFILPTASKKLELTLQSSETTSEVRITDGGRLNAKDVTSVLFL, translated from the exons ATGG gatgctatagacagaagaagCAGAACGAGTTCTGGAATCTGAAACAGAAAGCTGGGACAGTTACGGAGTACGATAAAGccttcaatcagctatcaagatatgctccgatGCTGGTGGACATTGATGAGAAGCGCACAGAAAAATTCAGAAATGGATTACGCCATGAGATAGCGATTTCTTTA GATagtggtaaaggaaaaagaaaatggaacgAGGGAACTGGTGGAAACCCTGGGAATGGACATGGAAAGAAACCATGGGCggcaaatcaaaataaaaatcagcACCAGAACCAACAGCCGCAAGCTATAGCTCCACCACCTTGTCCAAATTGTCGGAAACCCCATTTAGGGGAATGCATGAAAGGAACGAATGTTTGTTATTACTGCGGGGAACTTGGGCATTTTGCTTCAGCATGCCCAAAGAAAAGAGGAGGAGCACCCCAACAACAAAATCCCGGAAACCAACAACGACAGAACCAAGGTCCTGGAGGATACCAAGGACAACCAAGAAatgctagggcctatgcccttaaccaGCACCAAGCAGCAGGAGATCAGGAAAACCTAGCAAGTACGATTAATGTTTTCGACGTGTCGAttatagctttgtttgatactggagcatcTCACTCTTTCATTCTACCTACTGCTAGTAAGAAACTAGAATTGACGTTGCAATCGTCCGAAACAACTTCAGAAGTTAGGATAACTGATGGTGGAAGACTGAATGCTAAGGACGTTACTAGCGTGTTATTTCTATGA